From a region of the Maridesulfovibrio ferrireducens genome:
- a CDS encoding heme lyase CcmF/NrfE family subunit — MHFLMEMALVLSMFVSLVAAAWGCLNIWKGQTDSIKWLERGQLLVISLVIFSSIILLCALITRDFSFKYVADYTSLELSNFYAVTAFWAGRPGSLLFWLLVITVGGTIFLGTKKYSDLPEETKVAYWMLYFAIQAFFLFILTNASPPFTQLANIPADGTGLNPLLQNPGMAFHPPLLFFGYGLFTVPACLSIAMAITKGEDSWMKLTRGWVLPAWSFLSAGIVLGAWWAYMELGWGGYWAWDPVENASIIPWFVATAYLHTSILGQRYGVFKRINIVLVNLTFLMCVVGTYIVRSGIIASVHAFGGGGVGGLLLAFILFYLFLTLSASFFANVKKSRLEANAFSRQGLLVVTVWVFIALGTVIFLGTMWPVISLGWETNPVGVTAGFYNTVTMPLFTLIGLLLLICPWFSWNEGIQDKNGLAVSVFTALCLSGAAWFGGIRMILPLIAFGSGAGIIASTIMLALRNKTLSSKRFWIAHGTHLGVALMIIGVAISGPYATTQQVAISEGQTFSFSGYEFTYKELTASKRHGIASKMANIVVSKNGQEVGILKPEQLTFPGNDHPHSEVSTIFSFGRELYATIHDIKNGRLEPLTVSVHPLVNWIWVGGTLVTLFPFVVFFPARKKKSHSPDAQ; from the coding sequence ATGCATTTTTTAATGGAAATGGCTCTAGTGCTATCCATGTTTGTATCATTAGTGGCTGCAGCATGGGGATGCCTTAACATATGGAAAGGACAAACCGACTCTATAAAATGGCTGGAAAGGGGACAATTACTTGTTATTTCGTTAGTTATTTTCTCCAGTATAATTCTGTTATGCGCATTAATAACCCGTGATTTTTCATTTAAATATGTTGCGGACTATACAAGTCTTGAACTTTCAAATTTCTACGCAGTTACCGCTTTCTGGGCCGGAAGACCGGGGTCTTTGCTATTCTGGCTATTGGTTATAACTGTAGGCGGAACCATTTTTCTCGGCACTAAAAAATATTCAGATTTGCCCGAAGAGACAAAAGTCGCATACTGGATGCTTTACTTTGCGATTCAGGCCTTTTTCCTATTCATCCTGACCAATGCAAGCCCGCCATTTACACAGCTTGCTAACATCCCCGCAGATGGAACCGGACTCAATCCACTATTGCAGAATCCCGGTATGGCTTTTCATCCGCCACTTCTCTTTTTCGGTTACGGGCTGTTTACTGTTCCCGCCTGCTTATCGATCGCAATGGCTATCACAAAAGGTGAAGATTCATGGATGAAGCTGACTCGCGGCTGGGTGCTTCCGGCATGGTCATTTCTTAGTGCCGGGATAGTGCTCGGCGCATGGTGGGCTTATATGGAACTGGGCTGGGGCGGATACTGGGCATGGGACCCGGTGGAGAACGCTTCCATCATTCCATGGTTCGTAGCTACAGCATACCTGCACACCTCCATTCTAGGTCAGCGCTACGGAGTGTTCAAACGAATCAATATTGTATTGGTTAACCTCACCTTTTTGATGTGTGTTGTCGGTACATATATTGTTCGAAGCGGTATCATTGCATCCGTGCATGCCTTTGGCGGCGGCGGAGTCGGCGGTTTACTGCTCGCCTTCATTCTATTCTATCTGTTCTTAACTCTATCAGCCTCATTCTTCGCCAACGTAAAAAAATCCAGATTGGAAGCCAATGCTTTCAGCCGCCAAGGACTTCTCGTTGTAACAGTATGGGTCTTTATTGCTTTGGGCACTGTTATTTTTCTAGGCACCATGTGGCCTGTAATAAGTCTCGGATGGGAAACAAACCCCGTCGGTGTTACCGCAGGCTTTTATAACACCGTAACAATGCCGTTGTTTACCCTCATAGGATTGCTGCTATTAATCTGCCCATGGTTTTCATGGAACGAAGGCATTCAGGATAAGAACGGCCTTGCTGTTTCCGTTTTTACGGCTTTGTGCCTTAGCGGAGCGGCATGGTTCGGCGGAATCCGCATGATCCTTCCACTTATAGCCTTCGGCTCCGGAGCGGGAATAATAGCGTCCACCATAATGCTTGCCCTGCGAAACAAAACTCTATCCAGCAAACGATTCTGGATCGCCCACGGGACTCATCTCGGTGTTGCATTAATGATCATAGGAGTGGCTATCTCCGGTCCATACGCAACCACCCAGCAAGTTGCGATATCCGAAGGACAGACCTTTTCGTTTTCAGGATATGAATTCACTTACAAAGAGCTGACCGCTTCAAAACGTCACGGCATTGCATCTAAAATGGCTAATATTGTCGTTAGTAAAAATGGACAGGAAGTCGGAATTCTAAAACCGGAACAGTTAACATTCCCCGGCAACGATCATCCGCACTCTGAAGTATCCACAATATTCAGCTTCGGCAGGGAACTTTACGCGACAATACACGACATAAAAAATGGTCGGCTTGAACCGCTGACGGTCAGTGTCCATCCGCTGGTCAACTGGATATGGGTCGGTGGAACGCTAGTCACCCTTTTCCCGTTTGTCGTATTCTTTCCGGCAAGAAAAAAAAAATCGCACAGTCCAGACGCGCAGTAA
- the phrB gene encoding deoxyribodipyrimidine photo-lyase, translating into MRVHDKRIYALNDKQSSKDAEDSRGPVIYWMSREQRVKDNWGLLYARELAGETRPLVVCFVMSPSFMCATFRQYDFMLRGLKEVADKLAEMGIPFALRIGGPDAEIVSLANDIGAGTVVTDFDPLRTSWSWQKKAARELKVPLIEVDGRNIVPARVVSDKQEYAARTIRPKIHRLLFEYLEDFPELIPQHVSPPDIPEPDWNAAYRAINVDRSIFPVDFPSGEKSAHIALDSFIKTRLINYAEKRNNPNAGATSRLSAYIQFGQLAPQRAALDVAATGAGDSQDMFLEELIVRRELSENFCLHNADYDSLSGAPEWAVATLDDHRDDQRLYLYTRDEFDKAETHSLLWNAAQNQMRRTGYMHGYMRMYWAKKILEWSPSPEQAVKTAMTLNDKYQLDGRSPNGYVGALWSIAGLHDRAWKKRPVYGSIRYMNERGCRRKFDVDEYISRWNIE; encoded by the coding sequence ATGCGGGTTCATGATAAACGTATTTATGCTTTGAATGATAAGCAAAGTTCCAAAGATGCAGAGGATAGCCGAGGTCCGGTGATCTACTGGATGAGCCGCGAGCAACGCGTTAAGGATAATTGGGGATTGCTTTATGCCCGGGAGCTTGCAGGTGAAACTCGCCCGCTTGTTGTCTGTTTTGTAATGTCTCCAAGTTTTATGTGTGCAACTTTTCGTCAGTATGATTTCATGCTCAGAGGTCTTAAGGAAGTTGCGGATAAGCTGGCTGAAATGGGTATCCCTTTTGCGCTGCGGATAGGTGGGCCTGATGCTGAAATTGTAAGTTTGGCAAATGACATAGGGGCAGGGACTGTTGTTACTGATTTTGATCCGCTGCGAACCAGCTGGTCGTGGCAGAAAAAGGCAGCTCGTGAACTTAAGGTGCCGCTTATCGAAGTAGACGGACGTAATATTGTTCCCGCACGTGTGGTTTCAGATAAACAGGAATATGCAGCCCGCACGATACGTCCTAAAATACACCGTCTGCTTTTCGAATATCTTGAAGATTTCCCTGAACTTATTCCGCAGCACGTCTCGCCGCCGGACATCCCCGAGCCGGACTGGAACGCAGCTTACCGCGCCATTAATGTGGATAGATCTATTTTTCCCGTGGACTTTCCTTCAGGCGAAAAATCAGCGCATATTGCTCTTGATTCTTTTATCAAGACCCGGCTGATAAATTATGCTGAAAAGCGTAACAATCCTAACGCCGGAGCTACTTCGCGTCTGTCAGCTTATATTCAATTCGGGCAGCTTGCGCCTCAGCGGGCCGCTCTTGATGTGGCCGCGACCGGAGCTGGGGATAGTCAGGATATGTTTCTTGAGGAGTTGATTGTGCGGCGGGAGTTGTCTGAAAATTTTTGTTTGCATAATGCCGATTACGATTCGCTTAGCGGAGCGCCTGAGTGGGCTGTTGCCACGCTTGATGACCATAGGGATGATCAGCGTTTATATCTTTATACGCGCGATGAATTTGATAAAGCGGAGACTCATTCTCTTCTTTGGAATGCCGCGCAAAACCAGATGCGGCGTACAGGATATATGCACGGATATATGCGTATGTACTGGGCTAAGAAAATTCTTGAATGGTCACCTTCTCCGGAACAGGCAGTTAAAACCGCAATGACTCTCAATGATAAGTATCAACTGGATGGAAGATCCCCTAATGGATATGTCGGAGCGCTTTGGTCTATTGCAGGGCTGCACGACCGTGCATGGAAGAAGCGTCCAGTGTACGGCTCAATACGATATATGAATGAACGGGGATGCCGCCGGAAGTTTGATGTTGATGAATATATTTCCCGCTGGAACATTGAATAA
- a CDS encoding tetratricopeptide repeat protein, whose translation MQTNTSPKGKQVVVITVAAGLVLMLMFSFMSKSHQPVQRAQSRPAGSQSAGPSMNAEQSSKIQTYMEQLKTNPDNTEALNGLGEVFMSMGSLEKSAFFWNRLLKITPEDESALYHYGIVLLKLDKTMQSVDQFEKIVKLNPENYHACYYLGMILRNDLNQKEKGAKYLRKILEINPDHKELIDIVRKELAKG comes from the coding sequence ATGCAAACCAATACATCCCCTAAAGGGAAACAAGTTGTTGTCATAACTGTGGCTGCCGGACTGGTTTTAATGCTGATGTTCTCGTTCATGTCCAAATCACATCAGCCTGTTCAACGCGCGCAGTCACGGCCTGCTGGCTCACAGAGTGCAGGCCCGTCAATGAATGCTGAACAAAGTTCCAAAATACAAACCTACATGGAACAGTTAAAAACCAATCCAGATAATACTGAAGCCTTAAACGGATTAGGTGAAGTATTCATGAGTATGGGTTCATTGGAGAAGTCGGCATTCTTCTGGAATAGACTGCTGAAGATTACACCTGAAGATGAAAGCGCGCTATACCACTACGGCATAGTTTTGCTTAAGCTGGATAAGACCATGCAGTCTGTGGATCAATTTGAAAAGATAGTAAAATTGAATCCTGAAAACTACCACGCATGTTACTACCTTGGTATGATTCTTAGAAATGACTTGAACCAAAAAGAAAAGGGCGCAAAATACCTGCGAAAAATCTTAGAGATTAACCCCGATCACAAAGAACTTATTGATATTGTCCGAAAGGAACTGGCCAAAGGTTAA